A window of Primulina tabacum isolate GXHZ01 chromosome 4, ASM2559414v2, whole genome shotgun sequence contains these coding sequences:
- the LOC142541860 gene encoding secreted RxLR effector protein 161-like: protein MRNSKKGQTPFRHGIHLSKDHNPKNPSEVEYMKRVPYASAVGSLMYAMLCTRPDICYAVGIVSRYHSNPGPEHWIAVKHILKYLRRTRGYMLVYSASELAPVGYTDSDFQADRDSRKSTSRSVFTLGGGAVVWRSIKQSCIADSTMEAEYVAACEAAKEAVWLKKFLLSLEVVPAASNAITLYCDNSGGVANAKEPRNHQREKHIERKISLSEGYCSKRRRDSVQDSIC, encoded by the coding sequence ATGCGAAATTCCAAGAAAGGTCAAACACCTTTTAGACATGGAATTCACTTGTCAAAGGACCACAATCCCAAGAATCCAAGTGAAGTGGAATACATGAAAAGAGTTCCTTATGCTTCGGCTGTAGGAAGTCTTATGTATGCTATGCTATGCACTCGACCAGATATTTGTTATGCTGTTGGAATTGTTAGTAGATATCATTCAAACCCAGGACCAGAGCACTGGATTGCTGTAAAGCATATTCTCAAGTATCTTCGCAGAACTAGAGGGTATATGTTGGTTTATTCGGCTTCAGAGTTGGCACCTGTGGGTTATACTGATTCTGATTTTCAAGCTGATAGAGATTCTCGTAAATCCACATCAAGATCTGTGTTCACATTGGGTGGTGGTGCCGTTGTTTGGAGGAGTATCAAGCAATCATGTATTGCTGATTCCACAATGGAAGCGGAATATGTAGCGGCTTGTGAAGCAGCAAAAGAAGCCGTTTGGCTGAAAAAGTTTTTGCTAAGCCTTGAGGTTGTTCCTGCTGCATCAAATGCCATTACTTTATATTGTGATAATAGTGGTGGAGtggcaaatgcaaaagaaccAAGAAACCATCAGCGTGAAAAACACATTGAACGAAAAATATCACTTAGTGAGGGATATTGTTCAAAGAGGAGACGTGATAGTGTGCAAGATAGCATCTGCTGA